A genome region from Tursiops truncatus isolate mTurTru1 chromosome 15, mTurTru1.mat.Y, whole genome shotgun sequence includes the following:
- the DEFB127 gene encoding beta-defensin 127, translating into MRLLLIIAILLFQNFTVTEQLKKGWGEYLQGFCRKICKTAQIREVLCENGRYCCLNIMELEARKKITRPPRPKPVTYAFTFPQEYYADEQNYTNSNKTFT; encoded by the exons ATGAGGCTCCTCCTGATCATTGCAATTCTGCTGTTCCAAAACTTCACAG TAACCGAACAACTTAAGAAAGGCTGGGGTGAATACTTACAAGGATTCTGCAGGAAAATATGCAAAACAGCACAAATACGTGAAGTACTATGTGAAAATGGGAGATATTGTTGCCTCAATATCATGGAACTGGAAGCACGTAAAAAAATTACCAGACCACCTCGTCCAAAGCCAGTGACATATGCATTTACTTTTCCACAAGAGTATTATGCAGATGAACAGAATTATACAAACTCCAACAAAACGTTTACATAA